TTAGCTCTTGATCAAACAGGTTTGGCCCGTTTGGTTGTGAGCAGTATTCCCTTTGGTGACTTTTCTCCTTATGTTGTGTTGGTCGGCGCGTCGATGTTATGTCTGCTTATGGCGAACTTTATGTCTCACACCGCTACGGCCAATTTGCTTATGCCAATTATGGCAGCTCTTGGCTCGTCAATGACTTCTTTAGCACCTTTGGGAGGAGAAGTCACTTTGATTTTAATTGTAACCTTTGCCGCATCACTCGGCATGTCGCTACCGATCAGTACGCCACCCAATGCGCTCGCTCATGCAACAGGGCAAGTTCAAAGTCATCAAATGGCTAAAGTGGGGATTGTGATAGGCCTAGTTGGAGTCGTGTTGAGCTTTGTCATGGTATGGCTTTTACATGTTATAGAACGGATTGTATAACTTATGCAGGAAGACCAATTAGATAGACTTGTTCAACGTTACTTTGATGAGACGGAAAGACGTATCTCGATAACCAAAGGGACGATTCTACTTAATCAAGAGCAGAGTAATGATAGGTTATATTATGTCATTTCAGGAGAGCTCAATGGCTATTTACTTGATGAGAACAAAAAGCAAATCCAAGTGTTTTCTGCTTCTGCTGGCTCTTTCATTGGTGTTCATAGTTTCTTCTCTGGCTCATGGGTCGCATCATCTACGGTGATTGCCCAAACGGATGCAAAGTTGGCTTGGATTGATCGCCTTACACCGGCTTTTGAGCCTGGCATCTTTGGCCCTTTGAATGCTCAATTTATGCCTGTTATTGTCAGCGAGCTTTCATACCGCCAACGTCGTGTCGCGCAAGAGGCGAAAGCGAAAGAAAAAGTATTACAAAAGCTGCATCTAGCAGAGCAAATGACAACATTAGGCCAACTGGCTGCAGGCCTTGCTCATGAACTTAATAATACGATTGGTGTTGTGAGCAGCAAATCGGAACGATTGGAGTCAATCATTTTTGAGCTGCTTGAAAAAGTAAATCCAAGTGCAAGTCAGTTTTTTGATTTTGGACTTTTAACAGGCCAGACTCTTACATCAAAACAGGTTCGCTCTCGTGGTCGTGATTTTGAGCTGCGTTATGATTTGCCAAAAGGCATTGCGAGGGAACTGGCACGAGCGGTACCTGACAACGAGCCTGATGAAAATTGGCTGATAAATCCTCAAGAAGCTATCCATTATTGGCAGATTGGACGTGATTTACATGATTTGCGTATGGCTGCACACCATACCGTTGGCATTGTTCAGTCCGTTAAGCAGCTCGGCAGAGCAGACACAGAAACGGAAGCCTATTTCGATTTAAATGAGTCAATAAACCAAGCGTTAATTTTACTTCAAGGGGAACTTCGTCTCATCAATGTGCTTTGTGACTTTGATGAATTGCCCGCATTTTGGGGATCTCAAACAGAACTTGTACAAGTATGGATCAATCTGGTGAAGAACGCGTGTGATGTCTTAAAGCATCATGAAAAGCCTTGTATTGAGATAAAAACGAGAAAAGGAAAAAGTATTCTCTTGATTACGATTACAAATAATGGAGAAGAGATTAATCCGTTGATTAAACGTAAAATCTTTCAACCTAACTTTACAACCAAGAAAGGAGGGCTGTCATTTGGTTTAGGTTTAGGACTATCGATTGTAAAACGCATTGTATTAGGCTACCAAGGTTCAATTACAGTGAAGAGTGATCCGGATAAAACAGCATTTAGGATAAAATTGCCAATTGAGGGTGAACATGGATAAGTTAAATTTAATATGTGTTGATGATCAAAGAGAAGTATTGAGAGCAGTCCTTCAAGATCTACAATCCTTTGATTCATGGGTAAATATTGAAGACTGTGAGTCTGCTGATGAGGCCATTGAATTGATGGATGAACTCGATAGTGATGGGCAAATGATCGCGTTGGTTATTTCCGACCATATCATGCCTGGTAAGACAGGGGTAGAACTGCTCACTTTTATAGCCAACGACAGCCGATATAATCATACTCGCAAGGTACTATTGACAGGGCAAGCGACACAAAGCGATACAATTAATGCCATCAACTCGGCAGGCATTGATCACTACTTTGAGAAACCTTGGCATTCAGAATCATTGATTGATTGCGTCAGGAACTTAATCTCTCACTATGTATTTGATGTAGGCCTTGATTACACTTCTTTTCAAGGGCAACTCGATAAAGATGTTATCTTTTCGAGATTAAAATAACGGTGTTCTGCTGTCGCTCAGTTTGATTCAAAGCCAATGAGCGACGGCGTTAAATATCCAAGGTCAGCGTCGCCGAGTACGACAACTTAAGTTGACTTGGGTAAATAATATTTAAGATTTAAGGTTTACCTTTGACCATTCCTTTGCGTCTTTCTCACTCAGTGGACTTGAAAAGTAATAACCTTGAAGAAAGTCGGCTTTCAT
This window of the Vibrio azureus genome carries:
- a CDS encoding response regulator translates to MDKLNLICVDDQREVLRAVLQDLQSFDSWVNIEDCESADEAIELMDELDSDGQMIALVISDHIMPGKTGVELLTFIANDSRYNHTRKVLLTGQATQSDTINAINSAGIDHYFEKPWHSESLIDCVRNLISHYVFDVGLDYTSFQGQLDKDVIFSRLK
- a CDS encoding ATP-binding protein: MQEDQLDRLVQRYFDETERRISITKGTILLNQEQSNDRLYYVISGELNGYLLDENKKQIQVFSASAGSFIGVHSFFSGSWVASSTVIAQTDAKLAWIDRLTPAFEPGIFGPLNAQFMPVIVSELSYRQRRVAQEAKAKEKVLQKLHLAEQMTTLGQLAAGLAHELNNTIGVVSSKSERLESIIFELLEKVNPSASQFFDFGLLTGQTLTSKQVRSRGRDFELRYDLPKGIARELARAVPDNEPDENWLINPQEAIHYWQIGRDLHDLRMAAHHTVGIVQSVKQLGRADTETEAYFDLNESINQALILLQGELRLINVLCDFDELPAFWGSQTELVQVWINLVKNACDVLKHHEKPCIEIKTRKGKSILLITITNNGEEINPLIKRKIFQPNFTTKKGGLSFGLGLGLSIVKRIVLGYQGSITVKSDPDKTAFRIKLPIEGEHG